A region from the Motacilla alba alba isolate MOTALB_02 chromosome 10, Motacilla_alba_V1.0_pri, whole genome shotgun sequence genome encodes:
- the C10H15orf48 gene encoding normal mucosa of esophagus-specific gene 1 protein isoform X3 has product MNRGILHTLKTKKELIPLAGILSFAAVGAFSFCVYSLFCKSDVIIHKIGGSEPWQNIDPAKPQKLVTINQQWQPIEELEEVKKLTK; this is encoded by the exons ATGAACAGGGGCATCTTGCACACGCTGAAAACGAAAAAAGAA CTCATTCCCCTGGCTGGAATATTGTCCTTTGCAGCAGTTGGGGCGTTCTCTTTTTGTGTCTATTCCCTATTCTGCAAATCTGATGTGAT CATTCACAAGATTGGCGGTTCAGAACCATGGCAAAATATTGATCCTGCCAAGCCTCAGAAG cTGGTAACAATCAATCAGCAATGGCAACCTATAGAAGAGCTGGAAGAGGTCAAAAAGCTTACGAAGTGA